A window from Roseburia sp. 499 encodes these proteins:
- the queA gene encoding tRNA preQ1(34) S-adenosylmethionine ribosyltransferase-isomerase QueA, producing MDVKDFYYDLPQELIAQDPLEDRSSSRLLVLNKETGEMEHTNFKHIIDYLNPEDCLVLNNTKVIPARLFGEKEGTQAKIEILLLKRKENDIWETLVKPGKKAKPGTKIIFGQGLLVGEVLEVVEDGNRLIQFSYEGIFEEILDRLGQMPLPPYITHQLKDKNRYQTVYAKHDGSAAAPTAGLHFTPELLEQIKAKGIRIAEVTLHVGLGTFRPVKVENVQEHHMHSEFYMVTQEAADIINETKKKGGRVICVGTTSCRTIESAAAEDGTLRECSGWTDIFIYPGYQFKVLDALVTNFHLPESTLVMLVSALASRENIMNAYETAVKEKYRFFSFGDAMFIK from the coding sequence ATGGACGTCAAAGATTTTTATTATGATTTGCCGCAGGAATTGATTGCGCAGGATCCGTTGGAGGATCGATCCAGCTCCCGACTTCTGGTTTTAAATAAAGAGACAGGAGAAATGGAGCATACGAACTTTAAACATATTATTGATTACCTAAATCCGGAGGATTGTCTGGTGCTGAATAATACCAAAGTTATTCCAGCAAGACTTTTCGGTGAAAAGGAAGGAACTCAGGCAAAAATAGAAATCCTTCTTTTGAAACGAAAGGAAAATGATATCTGGGAGACTTTGGTGAAACCAGGAAAAAAGGCAAAACCCGGTACGAAAATTATTTTTGGACAGGGGCTTTTGGTAGGAGAAGTGTTGGAAGTTGTGGAGGACGGAAACCGTCTGATTCAGTTTTCATATGAAGGAATATTCGAAGAAATTTTAGACAGGTTAGGTCAGATGCCGTTGCCACCTTACATTACTCATCAACTGAAGGATAAGAACCGCTATCAGACCGTGTATGCAAAACATGATGGGTCTGCGGCGGCGCCTACCGCGGGATTGCATTTTACTCCGGAGTTGCTGGAACAGATAAAAGCAAAGGGAATACGAATTGCAGAAGTAACTCTTCATGTGGGACTTGGAACATTCCGACCGGTAAAGGTAGAAAATGTGCAGGAGCACCACATGCATTCCGAATTTTATATGGTGACACAGGAAGCAGCGGATATTATTAATGAAACCAAGAAAAAAGGTGGCAGGGTAATATGTGTTGGAACTACAAGTTGCCGTACTATAGAATCCGCAGCAGCAGAAGATGGAACTTTACGAGAATGTAGTGGTTGGACGGATATTTTTATCTATCCGGGGTATCAGTTCAAAGTGTTAGATGCATTAGTTACGAATTTTCATCTTCCGGAATCTACTCTGGTGATGTTGGTATCTGCACTGGCTAGCCGAGAAAACATTATGAATGCTTATGAAACGGCAGTAAAGGAAAAATATCGTTTTTTCAGTTTTGGAGATGCCATGTTTATAAAATAG